A window from Flavobacterium sp. 83 encodes these proteins:
- a CDS encoding CopD family protein, which translates to MEYYNYLKSLHLIFVITWFAGLFYIVRLFVYQIEAAQKPSPEKEILQKQYKIMSYRLWYIITWPSAVLASIFAFWMLLFTDLGHAWLQMPWMHVKLGFVFVLYLYHGKCQQIFKQLQNDEIKYTTNFMRLWNEGATIILFSVVFLVILKNAFNWIYGVIGIILFSVLIMLGFRFYKRIRERNQS; encoded by the coding sequence ATGGAATACTATAATTACCTGAAATCTTTACACCTCATCTTTGTAATCACATGGTTTGCAGGACTTTTTTACATTGTTCGTTTATTTGTTTACCAAATAGAAGCGGCTCAAAAACCATCTCCAGAGAAGGAAATTCTGCAAAAACAATACAAAATAATGAGCTATCGCCTGTGGTATATCATTACTTGGCCATCGGCAGTTTTAGCAAGTATATTTGCTTTTTGGATGTTGTTATTTACTGATTTAGGTCATGCTTGGTTGCAAATGCCTTGGATGCACGTAAAACTTGGCTTCGTATTTGTACTGTATTTGTATCATGGAAAATGCCAGCAAATATTCAAACAATTGCAGAACGACGAAATAAAATACACGACAAATTTCATGCGTTTATGGAATGAAGGAGCAACTATAATACTTTTTTCGGTGGTTTTTTTAGTTATTCTAAAAAATGCCTTTAACTGGATTTATGGGGTAATAGGAATTATTCTATTCTCTGTATTGATCATGCTTGGATTTAGATTTTATAAACGAATTCGGGAGCGAAATCAATCTTAA
- a CDS encoding ATP-binding protein, protein MFKNFKISMLSLRIRIFLSMIVLIVMASILLASISIIQFKNEAKEYHQERLERKEDAIKEHINYVLSTTTYPLTTKNLGLIFKDKIHELAQIHNIEINIYSLDGKLLKSSKESFSVDKVSPPIPKYILKLVRSSIEKRYVDIKTIDGIKNRSSYSQIKDDKFKPLGVLNLPYVEDDGFYENELNSFLIRLGQVYSFMLIVAFALAYFLSTYITKSLKTISDKLSETSLNQKNEKILLEASSKEINLLIKAYNGMVDELEKSAIKLAQSEREEAWREMAKQVAHEIKNPLTPMRLTVQSFQRKFDPNDVDVKQKMKDYSETLIQQIDTMSAVASAFSNFASMPAQQNETLNVVEVVELAMDIFNEDYIVFQSDSPEIISKIDRTQLIRIITNLAKNAIQSIPENQEEKSILVSIKKVSDNVLITFADNGIGIQTKDIDRIFEPKFTTKSSGMGLGLGIIKNIIENYKGTITFDTEYGKGTTFTVSLPIINS, encoded by the coding sequence ATGTTCAAAAACTTCAAAATATCGATGCTTTCTTTACGAATCAGGATTTTCCTTTCGATGATTGTATTGATAGTTATGGCATCTATATTACTAGCGTCTATTTCTATTATTCAATTTAAAAATGAAGCTAAAGAATACCATCAAGAACGTTTAGAACGAAAAGAAGATGCTATAAAAGAACATATCAATTATGTACTTTCTACTACAACATATCCATTAACAACGAAGAATTTAGGTTTAATCTTCAAAGACAAAATTCACGAATTAGCGCAAATTCACAATATTGAAATCAATATTTACAGTCTTGACGGGAAACTGCTAAAATCATCCAAAGAATCCTTTTCAGTAGACAAAGTCTCCCCACCGATACCAAAATACATTCTTAAACTGGTACGATCTTCCATAGAAAAAAGATACGTTGATATTAAAACTATCGATGGAATCAAGAACCGTTCTTCCTACAGCCAAATTAAAGATGATAAATTCAAGCCTTTAGGTGTTTTAAATTTACCTTATGTAGAAGATGACGGTTTTTATGAAAATGAATTAAACAGTTTCCTCATCCGCCTGGGACAAGTATATTCATTTATGTTGATTGTTGCATTCGCATTGGCCTATTTCCTATCTACTTACATCACAAAATCTTTAAAAACAATTTCTGATAAACTTAGTGAAACGAGTTTAAATCAAAAAAACGAAAAAATCCTATTAGAAGCCAGCAGTAAAGAAATCAATTTATTGATAAAGGCATACAACGGAATGGTGGACGAATTAGAGAAAAGTGCCATAAAATTAGCCCAAAGCGAAAGAGAAGAAGCTTGGCGCGAAATGGCAAAACAAGTGGCACATGAAATCAAGAATCCACTTACGCCAATGCGACTGACGGTACAAAGTTTTCAAAGAAAATTTGACCCAAATGATGTTGATGTCAAACAAAAAATGAAGGACTACTCAGAGACTTTAATACAACAAATTGATACGATGAGTGCCGTCGCTTCGGCTTTTTCGAATTTTGCTTCTATGCCCGCACAACAAAATGAAACGTTGAATGTGGTGGAAGTTGTAGAACTTGCCATGGATATTTTTAATGAAGACTATATTGTGTTCCAAAGTGATTCGCCTGAAATTATTTCGAAAATTGACCGAACACAACTCATTCGAATTATTACAAATTTAGCTAAAAATGCTATTCAGTCCATTCCTGAAAATCAAGAAGAAAAATCAATACTTGTTTCTATAAAAAAAGTATCAGATAATGTCTTGATTACTTTTGCCGATAATGGAATTGGTATTCAAACTAAAGATATTGACCGCATATTTGAACCTAAATTCACCACCAAAAGTAGCGGAATGGGTCTTGGTCTTGGTATTATTAAAAACATTATCGAAAATTATAAAGGAACGATTACCTTTGATACTGAATATGGAAAAGGAACCACTTTCACGGTTTCACTTCCAATAATTAATTCCTAA
- a CDS encoding enoyl-CoA hydratase/isomerase family protein, with protein MNYDTILITTENNTATITINRPTKLNALNKATITDLYKAFKTLGKNNEIRAIILTGSGEKAFVAGADIAEFANFSIEEGMQLAAEGQEKLFDFIENLKTPVIAAINGFALGGGLELAMACHFRVASENAKMGLPEVSLGLIPGYGGTQRLPQLIGKGRAMEMILTAGMVTAQDAYRTGLVNHVVPEAELLDYCISVANKIIKNSPYAIGKAVKAVNASFKEGKNGYETEIKAFGKCFGTQDFKEGTTAFLEKRKAVFTGK; from the coding sequence ATGAATTACGATACTATTTTAATTACAACAGAGAATAATACTGCAACGATTACCATAAATCGTCCAACAAAACTCAATGCCTTAAACAAAGCTACTATTACTGATTTGTACAAAGCATTCAAAACGTTAGGTAAAAACAATGAAATTCGTGCTATTATTCTAACTGGAAGTGGCGAAAAAGCTTTTGTAGCCGGAGCTGATATTGCTGAATTTGCTAATTTTTCTATCGAAGAAGGAATGCAGTTAGCCGCTGAAGGACAGGAAAAATTATTTGATTTTATCGAAAACCTTAAAACTCCTGTAATTGCAGCAATCAATGGTTTTGCATTGGGTGGCGGACTAGAATTGGCAATGGCATGTCATTTCAGAGTCGCTTCAGAAAATGCAAAAATGGGTTTGCCTGAAGTTTCTCTAGGACTTATTCCTGGTTATGGCGGAACGCAACGTTTACCACAATTGATAGGAAAAGGACGCGCCATGGAAATGATCCTGACCGCAGGAATGGTAACTGCACAAGATGCCTACAGAACAGGATTGGTGAATCACGTCGTACCTGAAGCAGAACTTTTAGATTACTGTATAAGTGTAGCAAATAAAATAATAAAGAATTCGCCTTACGCTATTGGCAAAGCTGTAAAAGCAGTTAATGCCAGTTTTAAAGAAGGCAAAAATGGCTATGAAACCGAAATAAAAGCTTTTGGAAAATGTTTTGGAACCCAAGATTTTAAAGAAGGGACAACCGCATTTCTAGAGAAAAGAAAAGCAGTTTTTACCGGAAAATAA
- a CDS encoding HD domain-containing protein → MNNADLISKTILFVKTKLENAEGGHDWFHIERVYKNSLLIAKNEICDTTVVQLGALLHDIADSKFHDGDETIGPRIAREFLESEKVDQEIILHVRNIIENISYKGGNFEKKFSSIELDVVQDADRLDAIGAIGIARAFNYGGFKNRTLYDPEIAPNSNMTKEEYKKNDSPTLNHFYEKLLLLKDKMNTQTGKQIAQERHRYMEGFLAQFYAEWEGEK, encoded by the coding sequence ATGAACAACGCCGATTTAATTAGTAAAACTATTCTTTTTGTAAAAACAAAACTAGAAAATGCCGAAGGCGGACACGACTGGTTTCATATCGAGAGAGTGTATAAAAACTCCCTTTTAATTGCTAAAAATGAAATTTGCGATACTACTGTAGTTCAATTAGGCGCTTTGCTGCATGACATTGCTGACAGTAAGTTTCACGACGGTGACGAAACGATTGGTCCAAGAATAGCAAGGGAATTCTTAGAATCTGAAAAGGTTGACCAAGAAATCATTCTTCATGTTAGGAATATCATTGAAAATATATCTTACAAAGGGGGGAATTTCGAAAAGAAATTTTCTTCAATAGAACTCGATGTCGTTCAGGATGCGGATCGTTTGGATGCGATTGGTGCCATTGGAATCGCTAGAGCATTCAATTATGGCGGATTTAAAAATAGAACGCTGTATGACCCTGAAATTGCCCCAAATTCAAACATGACAAAAGAGGAGTACAAGAAGAACGATTCGCCAACTTTGAATCATTTTTACGAAAAATTACTACTTTTAAAAGATAAAATGAATACCCAAACCGGAAAACAAATTGCACAGGAAAGACACCGTTACATGGAAGGTTTTCTCGCTCAGTTTTATGCGGAATGGGAAGGAGAGAAATGA
- a CDS encoding acyl-ACP desaturase — MSIKNIRLEVMQFLENKVDGFVDQYLIPVEQIWQPSDFLPNSESDNFLEEVKELREISKDLPYDFWVAMVGDMITEEALPTYENWLMEVEGVDNLERNGWSKWVRQWTGEENRHGDLLNKYLYLSGRVNMREIEMTTQHLINDGFDIGTGRDPYKNFVYTSFQELATYVSHNRVSQLAKSYGDKKLSKMCKMIAGDEMRHHHAYSEFVTQIFKVDPSEMMLAFQYMMKAKIVMPAHFLRESGGKISSAFEHFSDSAQRIGVYTANDYVDIMQKLIDKWEIDKISGLTDEAEKARDYLMKLPARMAKISERLVIPKESFQFKWVEPARL; from the coding sequence ATGTCAATAAAAAATATTCGATTAGAAGTAATGCAATTTTTAGAAAATAAGGTTGACGGTTTTGTTGATCAATATCTAATACCTGTAGAACAAATATGGCAACCTTCTGATTTTTTACCAAATTCAGAAAGCGATAATTTTTTAGAGGAAGTTAAAGAATTACGTGAAATATCTAAAGATCTACCATATGATTTTTGGGTAGCAATGGTAGGTGATATGATTACCGAAGAAGCTTTACCAACCTATGAAAATTGGTTAATGGAAGTGGAAGGAGTAGATAATCTTGAAAGAAACGGTTGGTCAAAATGGGTACGTCAATGGACTGGTGAAGAAAATCGTCACGGAGACTTATTGAACAAATACTTATATTTATCAGGTCGTGTGAACATGCGTGAAATCGAAATGACAACGCAACACCTTATCAATGACGGTTTTGATATTGGCACAGGCAGAGATCCTTATAAGAACTTTGTATATACCAGTTTTCAAGAATTAGCAACATATGTTTCTCACAACAGAGTTTCGCAATTAGCCAAAAGTTACGGAGATAAGAAATTATCAAAAATGTGCAAAATGATTGCCGGGGATGAAATGCGTCATCATCATGCTTATAGCGAGTTTGTGACTCAAATTTTTAAAGTTGATCCAAGTGAAATGATGCTTGCTTTTCAATATATGATGAAAGCTAAAATTGTTATGCCAGCGCATTTCTTGAGAGAATCTGGAGGGAAAATTAGCAGTGCTTTTGAACATTTTTCTGATTCAGCGCAACGTATTGGTGTTTATACTGCAAATGATTATGTGGATATCATGCAAAAACTGATTGACAAATGGGAAATTGACAAAATTTCTGGATTGACCGATGAAGCAGAAAAAGCTAGAGATTATTTGATGAAATTACCAGCTAGAATGGCTAAGATTTCTGAGCGATTGGTGATTCCTAAAGAATCATTTCAATTTAAATGGGTAGAACCTGCCAGACTTTAA
- a CDS encoding 1-acyl-sn-glycerol-3-phosphate acyltransferase yields the protein MQKLISYPISIIYYLCFGLTLVIFHPIQWVCFHVFGYQAHKISVDYLNFFLLKCTNLLGTTYKVENMESIPKNVPLIFVSNHQSMYDIIAMIWFFRRFHCKFVSKKELGSGIPSVSFNLRHGGSVLIDRKDPKQAIPAIKGLSEYVEKHNRTAVIFPEGTRSKTGKPKEFAQSGFKILCKYAPSAYVVPISINNSWKMVKYGFFPLGLGNHLTFVVHKPLAVKEYGFAELMEKTETAVVQGIKI from the coding sequence ATGCAAAAACTAATTTCGTATCCCATATCCATAATTTATTATTTATGTTTTGGTCTTACCTTGGTTATTTTTCACCCAATCCAATGGGTTTGCTTTCATGTTTTTGGCTATCAAGCGCATAAAATAAGCGTTGATTACCTGAATTTTTTCTTGTTAAAATGTACCAACCTTTTAGGAACAACCTATAAAGTTGAAAATATGGAAAGTATTCCTAAAAATGTTCCTTTGATTTTTGTTTCTAATCATCAAAGTATGTACGATATTATTGCTATGATTTGGTTTTTTCGCCGATTTCATTGTAAATTTGTTAGTAAGAAAGAATTAGGAAGTGGCATTCCTAGTGTCTCTTTTAATTTACGTCACGGTGGTTCTGTTCTTATTGATAGAAAAGATCCAAAACAAGCTATTCCGGCCATCAAAGGATTGTCAGAATATGTTGAAAAGCACAACCGTACGGCAGTTATCTTTCCGGAAGGAACGAGAAGTAAAACAGGGAAGCCAAAAGAATTTGCTCAAAGCGGATTTAAAATTTTGTGTAAATATGCGCCATCGGCATATGTGGTTCCAATAAGTATAAACAACTCTTGGAAAATGGTTAAATACGGATTTTTTCCTTTAGGTTTAGGAAATCATCTTACCTTTGTAGTACACAAACCTTTAGCCGTTAAAGAGTATGGTTTTGCTGAATTAATGGAAAAAACAGAAACAGCAGTTGTTCAAGGAATAAAAATTTAA
- a CDS encoding ribonuclease P protein component — protein MSFTYPKTEKLKSKITIGLLFSEGKSVSKYPLRLVYYSNALGNPESRNLETDEKIKMGVSVSKKHFKKAVDRNYFKRVLRETYRLNKHLLIDNLEQPHAFMFFYQSKDRLSYEEINTKTIQLFEKFIAQNIKKPLPESDSNLENK, from the coding sequence ATGAGCTTTACTTATCCAAAAACCGAAAAACTAAAAAGTAAAATTACCATTGGATTATTGTTTTCTGAAGGAAAATCAGTTTCAAAATATCCGTTGCGATTGGTTTATTATTCTAATGCTTTGGGCAATCCTGAATCCCGAAACTTAGAGACTGACGAAAAAATTAAAATGGGTGTTTCCGTTTCTAAAAAACACTTTAAGAAAGCCGTTGACCGCAATTATTTTAAACGTGTGTTGCGCGAAACCTACCGTCTTAATAAACACTTATTGATCGATAATCTGGAACAGCCTCATGCTTTTATGTTTTTTTACCAAAGTAAGGATCGGTTGAGTTATGAAGAAATCAATACCAAAACCATTCAACTGTTTGAGAAGTTTATTGCACAAAATATTAAAAAGCCTTTACCTGAAAGCGACTCAAATTTAGAAAACAAATAA
- a CDS encoding S41 family peptidase, producing MNSFFRKKIIIPIVASAFLYVGVSFKDDFFEIAKQIEIFTTLFKELNKNYVDETNPGDLMDKAIKGMLASLDPYTVYFNEQDVVSFKINNTGEYTGIGALLTRKEGKLIVKEQYKNFPADKAGLKAGDEITQVGDILLSDFKDDASELFKGAKNTKIDIKYIRQGKPYTTQIVRDEVEIKSVPFFGKIDAETGYIVLSHFNNKASVETKMALEQLKNEGAKRIVLDLRGNPGGLLNEAVNICNLFVPKNEIIVTTKSKIEKYNNTYKTTKEPVDTEIPLIIIVNGKSASASEIVSGALQDLDRAVVLGSRSFGKGLVQRPIDLTYGTQLKVTISRYYTPSGRCIQALDYAHKDKNGLAIKTEEKNYNAFKTRKGRTVYDGGGIQPDVELEETKLSPITNALVKNDGIFNYVTRYYYKNPTLGNTIPTISDADYLDFKQFLKAQKFSFDTDTELALKNTLAIAKKEKIDGSITDEYQQLLSALQKSEDALLDKNQKEIKNLILEEIIKRYQYQEGLYQYYIKNNSEIKKAISILNNTPEYKSILKL from the coding sequence ATGAATTCCTTTTTCCGAAAAAAAATCATAATTCCTATTGTCGCTTCGGCATTTCTGTATGTTGGTGTGAGTTTCAAAGATGATTTTTTTGAAATCGCTAAACAAATAGAGATTTTCACCACCCTTTTCAAGGAATTGAACAAGAATTATGTCGATGAAACCAATCCTGGTGACTTAATGGATAAAGCTATTAAAGGCATGCTAGCCAGTTTAGATCCTTACACTGTTTATTTTAACGAGCAAGATGTGGTCAGTTTTAAAATAAACAATACGGGCGAATATACTGGAATAGGCGCTTTATTAACTAGAAAAGAAGGCAAACTGATCGTAAAAGAGCAATACAAAAATTTTCCGGCTGATAAAGCGGGACTTAAAGCCGGTGATGAAATCACTCAAGTGGGCGATATTCTTTTATCTGATTTTAAAGATGATGCATCAGAATTATTCAAAGGTGCAAAAAACACTAAAATTGACATCAAATACATTCGTCAGGGAAAACCGTATACTACACAAATCGTTCGTGATGAAGTAGAAATAAAATCGGTTCCTTTCTTTGGTAAAATAGATGCCGAAACCGGTTATATCGTTTTGTCCCATTTCAATAACAAGGCTTCTGTAGAAACCAAAATGGCATTGGAACAATTAAAAAACGAAGGTGCCAAAAGAATTGTTTTGGATTTAAGAGGCAATCCTGGAGGACTTTTGAACGAAGCCGTAAATATTTGCAATCTCTTTGTACCAAAAAATGAAATTATAGTTACTACAAAATCAAAGATTGAAAAATACAACAATACCTATAAAACGACCAAAGAACCCGTTGATACTGAAATTCCTTTGATTATTATCGTAAATGGAAAAAGTGCTTCGGCTTCAGAAATTGTTTCAGGAGCTTTGCAGGATTTAGATCGCGCTGTAGTTTTGGGAAGTAGAAGTTTTGGAAAAGGATTGGTACAACGCCCTATAGATTTAACGTACGGAACGCAACTAAAAGTTACTATTTCTCGTTATTATACGCCTTCTGGAAGATGCATTCAAGCTTTGGATTATGCCCATAAAGACAAAAATGGTTTGGCTATAAAAACTGAAGAGAAGAATTACAATGCTTTTAAAACCCGAAAAGGAAGAACGGTTTATGACGGCGGAGGCATTCAGCCGGATGTGGAGCTTGAGGAAACAAAATTAAGTCCAATAACCAATGCATTGGTCAAAAATGATGGGATTTTTAATTATGTGACGCGTTATTATTACAAAAATCCAACTTTAGGCAATACTATCCCAACGATTTCTGATGCGGACTATTTAGACTTTAAACAGTTTTTAAAAGCACAAAAATTCTCTTTTGACACGGATACAGAGTTAGCTTTAAAAAACACTTTGGCTATTGCCAAAAAAGAAAAAATAGATGGTTCAATCACTGACGAATACCAACAACTGCTTTCAGCTTTACAAAAAAGTGAAGATGCTTTATTGGATAAAAATCAAAAAGAAATCAAGAATTTAATTTTAGAAGAAATCATCAAACGTTACCAATACCAAGAAGGTTTGTATCAATATTACATAAAAAACAATTCTGAAATTAAGAAAGCAATAAGTATTTTAAACAATACTCCAGAATACAAATCCATTTTAAAGCTGTAA
- a CDS encoding OmpA family protein, which translates to MKNYFKIVLFLFFGYLSAQKKPIQTVYFNFDKYALNEAQIKSVIDFAKKADTTKIESIQIYGYCDDRGDNDYNYELSKNRVQTVQDILTANGFSKNKIVIIEGKGRIILTNENEENITEIRSKNRRVDLFIVPKNSFGNGIYNSFQEKHKVGDRVYLENILFAFGSSNLPLESKKELDKIAAILLKNEKLEFEVRGHVCCTPSYYEDAIDEASHERKLSLNRARNVYRYLMSKKINPQRMSYKGCGNRFPLGKGDALDRRVEFLILKI; encoded by the coding sequence ATGAAAAATTATTTTAAAATCGTTCTTTTTTTGTTTTTCGGATACCTTTCTGCACAAAAAAAACCAATACAAACTGTCTATTTTAATTTTGACAAATATGCACTTAATGAGGCGCAAATCAAGAGTGTAATCGATTTTGCAAAAAAAGCAGACACTACAAAAATTGAATCAATTCAAATTTATGGCTATTGTGATGACAGAGGCGATAATGATTATAATTATGAATTATCAAAAAATCGTGTACAAACAGTTCAGGATATTCTTACTGCAAATGGTTTCAGTAAAAATAAAATTGTAATTATCGAAGGAAAAGGACGTATTATTTTGACCAACGAGAATGAAGAAAACATAACCGAAATACGTTCTAAAAACAGGCGTGTCGATTTATTTATAGTTCCAAAAAATAGTTTTGGAAATGGCATTTACAATTCGTTTCAGGAAAAACATAAAGTTGGCGATCGTGTTTATCTAGAAAACATCTTATTTGCATTTGGGAGCAGCAACTTGCCATTAGAATCTAAAAAAGAATTAGACAAAATTGCAGCAATACTCCTGAAAAACGAAAAGCTAGAATTTGAAGTTAGAGGACACGTATGCTGTACTCCAAGTTATTATGAGGATGCAATAGATGAAGCCAGTCATGAAAGAAAACTTTCATTGAATCGTGCCCGAAACGTCTATCGTTACCTTATGTCAAAAAAAATAAATCCGCAACGAATGTCTTACAAAGGTTGCGGAAATAGATTTCCTTTAGGAAAAGGCGATGCGCTGGATCGAAGGGTTGAGTTTCTTATTTTAAAAATATAA
- a CDS encoding GNAT family N-acetyltransferase, translating to MALEWKIKPFEALTVHELYDILKLRSEIFVVEQNCVYLDLDGKDKVALHLFGEFEGEIVAHARLFKAGISFDNASIGRVTVATNYRDRKWGHDLMREAIAGILFHFGESKITIGAQLYLKKFYESHGFVQTSEMYLEDDIPHIEMQKV from the coding sequence ATGGCATTAGAATGGAAAATAAAGCCCTTTGAGGCGCTTACGGTTCATGAACTATATGATATACTCAAACTAAGAAGCGAGATCTTTGTAGTGGAACAAAATTGTGTTTACCTTGATCTTGACGGAAAGGACAAAGTCGCTTTGCATCTCTTTGGAGAATTTGAAGGTGAAATTGTGGCTCATGCCCGACTTTTCAAAGCAGGAATCAGTTTTGATAACGCTTCAATTGGCCGCGTAACCGTTGCCACAAATTACCGTGACAGGAAATGGGGACATGACTTAATGCGGGAAGCTATTGCAGGTATTTTATTTCATTTTGGCGAAAGCAAAATTACCATCGGAGCTCAATTGTACTTAAAAAAATTCTACGAAAGCCATGGTTTTGTGCAAACCAGCGAAATGTATTTAGAAGATGATATTCCACATATTGAGATGCAGAAAGTATAG
- a CDS encoding DUF4837 family protein codes for MMNKTHFLLLLVSLLVFSCEKKNDDLHRKTTGKINTISVIIDDQLWNGEIGDSIRNKFASPVIGLPQEEPLFTINQYPVKLLEGFMTDTRAIIVVKKEQQNKFEIKKNQYASPQNVFHISGKTGADIIACLEKNAPQMIQLIKQMEIAESQKINNQSLLNPQVIDNKFHISIKIPTGYTYVLHKSKFMWLKKEINGGNTSLLIYQVPLNYIKKNPSLISNIIKMRDSIGNLYISGTEPNTNMITEEAYAPYLSKITLDGKDTYETKGTWELKNDFMAGPFINYAIIDKEYSRILVLEGFCYAPSKEKRDLMHELESIIKSVAIERR; via the coding sequence ATGATGAATAAAACCCATTTTTTATTGCTTCTAGTTTCCCTTTTAGTTTTTTCTTGCGAAAAGAAGAATGATGATTTGCATCGTAAAACGACCGGAAAAATCAATACCATTTCCGTTATTATTGATGATCAGTTGTGGAATGGTGAAATAGGGGACAGCATTCGAAATAAGTTTGCATCACCAGTCATTGGATTGCCGCAGGAAGAACCACTTTTTACCATAAATCAATACCCGGTTAAGCTTCTGGAAGGCTTCATGACGGATACCAGAGCCATTATTGTGGTAAAGAAAGAACAGCAAAATAAATTCGAAATAAAGAAAAATCAATATGCATCACCTCAAAATGTGTTTCATATTTCAGGAAAGACCGGTGCCGATATTATTGCATGTCTGGAAAAAAATGCACCACAGATGATCCAATTGATTAAGCAGATGGAAATTGCCGAAAGCCAGAAAATTAACAATCAATCATTACTGAATCCCCAAGTAATCGACAATAAATTTCACATCTCCATAAAGATTCCTACCGGTTATACGTATGTACTTCACAAAAGTAAATTTATGTGGTTAAAAAAGGAAATCAACGGTGGAAATACAAGTTTGTTAATTTATCAGGTTCCTTTAAATTACATTAAAAAAAATCCAAGCCTTATTTCCAATATCATAAAAATGCGGGATTCAATAGGTAATTTATATATTAGCGGGACAGAACCCAATACTAATATGATTACTGAAGAAGCCTATGCGCCCTACCTTTCAAAGATTACCCTTGACGGAAAAGATACTTATGAGACTAAAGGAACTTGGGAATTAAAAAATGATTTTATGGCAGGCCCGTTTATCAATTATGCAATTATAGACAAGGAATACAGTAGAATTTTGGTTTTGGAGGGTTTTTGTTATGCACCGTCAAAGGAAAAACGAGACCTGATGCATGAATTGGAATCTATTATAAAATCAGTTGCAATTGAAAGAAGGTAA